The Gammaproteobacteria bacterium genome includes a window with the following:
- a CDS encoding tryptophan--tRNA ligase — protein sequence MKTVLTGITTTGTPHLGNYVGAIKPAIEKSKTGDYRSFFFLADLHALIKCWDPKQIAQSTKEIAATWLALGLDTDKAVFYRQSDIPEIPELTWLLTCMCAKGLMNRSHAYKALVQENTENGENDPDKGITMGLFSYPILMTADILMFNADEVPVGKDQIQHLEMARDIAGRFNHHFGNKFKMPQTVVSEDQAILPGLDGRKMSKSYDNTIPLWLPEKQFRKHIMKIITNSLEPGEPKDPNDSHVFDIYKAFATKEQTEQFRQAYLDGISWGAAKQELFELINKELSEPRERYNELIQQPELIEKELLKGAERARQFSAPFLQKLKKAVGIRKIT from the coding sequence ATGAAGACTGTACTGACAGGAATAACAACGACAGGAACACCGCATTTAGGCAACTATGTTGGTGCGATTAAACCTGCAATTGAAAAAAGCAAAACTGGAGATTATCGTAGTTTTTTCTTTTTGGCTGATTTGCATGCATTAATTAAATGCTGGGACCCTAAACAAATTGCTCAATCAACCAAAGAAATCGCCGCAACCTGGTTGGCATTAGGACTGGATACTGATAAAGCGGTATTTTATCGTCAGTCTGATATTCCTGAAATTCCTGAACTCACATGGTTACTGACCTGTATGTGTGCGAAAGGTCTGATGAATCGCTCTCATGCGTATAAAGCATTAGTTCAAGAAAACACGGAAAATGGTGAAAATGACCCGGATAAAGGAATCACAATGGGATTGTTTTCCTATCCGATATTAATGACTGCTGATATTTTGATGTTTAATGCCGATGAAGTCCCTGTTGGCAAAGACCAGATTCAGCATCTTGAAATGGCAAGAGACATTGCAGGACGATTCAATCATCATTTTGGTAACAAATTTAAAATGCCACAAACGGTTGTTTCTGAAGATCAGGCGATTCTTCCCGGTCTTGATGGTCGTAAGATGAGTAAAAGTTATGATAACACCATACCGTTGTGGTTACCTGAGAAGCAATTCCGCAAACATATTATGAAAATCATTACTAACTCTTTGGAGCCGGGTGAACCCAAAGATCCGAATGATTCGCATGTGTTTGATATTTACAAAGCATTTGCAACAAAAGAACAAACCGAACAATTCAGACAAGCCTATTTAGACGGAATTTCCTGGGGAGCTGCCAAACAGGAGCTCTTTGAATTGATTAACAAAGAATTATCAGAACCGAGAGAACGATACAATGAATTAATTCAACAACCGGAACTGATAGAAAAAGAACTGCTAAAAGGAGCTGAAAGAGCCAGACAGTTTTCTGCCCCGTTTTTGCAAAAATTAAAGAAAGCAGTCGGAATTCGTAAAATCACATAA
- a CDS encoding FkbM family methyltransferase gives MNDIKKPFGTYTPTIKAQKQINFCQKLSNNWLGKQLAQYIRKKVIKNNKMPLDLTLEKVKMRCYLTDNISERGFVFMPWRYDFEERKLLLENLPKDGVFIDIGANVGIYSCIAATHLSDKGRVIAIEPNPIVAERLRFNLNATTENKGKFPQFVVLPYGVSDKPGEFDLYLDSKNLGASSLVEKNSGNIIKIKCKTLMQIVEEAKLKQINAIKCDIEGAEDQALVPFLQNSPKELLPEIIIFENNLQQWKYDLLNTLSDSGYQLLKQTRLNLVYKRLY, from the coding sequence ATGAACGATATCAAAAAGCCATTTGGAACATACACTCCGACTATAAAAGCTCAAAAGCAAATCAATTTTTGCCAAAAGCTTTCAAATAATTGGTTAGGCAAACAATTAGCTCAATACATACGCAAGAAAGTCATTAAAAACAACAAGATGCCATTAGATTTAACTTTAGAAAAAGTTAAAATGCGTTGCTATTTGACTGACAATATATCTGAAAGAGGTTTCGTATTTATGCCATGGCGATATGATTTCGAAGAAAGGAAGCTTCTACTAGAAAACCTTCCAAAAGATGGAGTGTTTATTGATATCGGCGCTAATGTCGGCATATATTCATGCATTGCCGCAACGCATCTCAGTGACAAGGGAAGAGTCATCGCAATTGAGCCTAATCCAATAGTTGCTGAAAGGTTGAGATTCAACCTCAATGCAACTACTGAAAACAAAGGCAAGTTTCCTCAATTTGTGGTTTTACCTTATGGTGTCAGTGATAAACCCGGCGAGTTCGATCTCTATTTAGATTCAAAAAACCTTGGTGCAAGTTCTCTTGTCGAAAAAAACTCCGGAAACATTATCAAAATCAAATGCAAAACTCTGATGCAAATTGTTGAAGAAGCAAAACTCAAGCAAATTAACGCCATAAAGTGTGATATTGAAGGAGCAGAAGATCAAGCTCTTGTCCCCTTTTTACAAAACTCACCCAAAGAATTATTGCCTGAAATTATTATTTTCGAAAATAACCTCCAACAATGGAAATACGATTTATTAAACACACTTTCGGATTCAGGTTATCAATTATTGAAACAAACTCGCTTGAATTTAGTTTATAAGCGTCTCTACTAA
- a CDS encoding IS30 family transposase, translated as MSHYSHLTEAERYQISALLKTNCSKTEIANILNRHKSTVIREIKRNTGLRGYRPKQANEFAVKRKSDNANKITDFCWAYVTHLLKKKFSPEQINGRLKLDGWDGVPSIERIYQFIYANKENKASLLKHLRCQKQRRKRYNSGQTRRGKISNRVDIDKRPMVANNRSRLGDYEGDTIIGSKHRGALLTLVDRKSLEVKIKPLNRKLATDVSQACIEKLKDEITHTLTLDNGLEFAKHEMISDTIGINIYFAKPYHSWERARMKILTV; from the coding sequence ATGTCACACTATTCACATCTTACTGAAGCAGAAAGATATCAGATATCAGCTCTGCTGAAAACTAATTGTAGCAAAACTGAAATAGCAAACATCCTAAATCGTCATAAAAGCACTGTAATTCGTGAAATTAAACGCAATACCGGACTTCGAGGATACAGACCCAAACAAGCCAATGAATTTGCGGTTAAACGGAAATCTGATAATGCCAATAAAATAACCGACTTCTGTTGGGCTTATGTGACTCACTTGCTAAAGAAGAAATTCTCCCCCGAACAAATCAATGGTCGTTTAAAACTCGATGGTTGGGATGGTGTACCCAGCATCGAAAGAATCTATCAATTCATTTATGCTAACAAAGAGAACAAAGCCTCATTGCTTAAACACCTGAGATGCCAAAAACAAAGAAGAAAACGATACAACTCCGGTCAAACCAGACGTGGAAAGATAAGCAACCGCGTAGATATTGATAAACGTCCTATGGTTGCAAATAATCGTTCACGCCTTGGAGACTATGAAGGTGATACAATTATTGGCAGCAAGCACAGAGGAGCACTACTGACTCTTGTTGACAGAAAATCACTCGAAGTCAAAATCAAACCATTGAACCGAAAACTGGCAACCGATGTCAGTCAAGCCTGTATTGAAAAGCTAAAGGATGAAATCACACATACCCTGACTTTGGATAACGGTTTGGAATTCGCAAAACACGAAATGATTAGTGATACTATCGGAATAAACATCTATTTTGCCAAACCTTATCATTCCTGGGAGAGAGCACGAATGAAAATACTAACGGTTTAA
- a CDS encoding AraC family transcriptional regulator N-terminal domain-containing protein, whose product MSLQIPQVIYTLPPSVCLIGQGQKKVLLGESSFIYDANSFLITSLNLPIISQIISATQINHI is encoded by the coding sequence ATGAGCCTACAAATCCCACAAGTTATATATACATTGCCACCAAGTGTCTGTTTAATTGGTCAAGGTCAAAAGAAAGTATTACTAGGTGAGAGCTCATTTATTTATGATGCAAATAGTTTTTTAATTACTTCTTTGAATCTCCCAATTATTTCCCAAATAATTTCAGCCACGCAGATAAACCATATCTAG
- a CDS encoding pyridoxal phosphate-dependent aminotransferase produces the protein MIKKSDKLKGVCYDIRGPVLDAANAMEKNGQKILKLNIGNPGAFGFETPEDIVKDVIHNLPNAEGYCDSKGLYSARVAIYQHYQEKISKFKFEHIFIGNGVSELILMAMQALLNNGDEILIPAPDYPLWTAAVNLSGGRAVHYLCDEEKDWEPDLDDIESKITKKTRGIVVINPNNPAGAVYSEKTLLKIIEIARKHNLIIFSDEIYDKVLYDDTKFTSTASLADDLMFVTFNGLSKNYRAAGYRTGWMVISGKTEDATDYIQGLEMVSSMRLCANVPTQFAIQTALGGFQSINQLVAGEGRLNQQRLTAYDMLNNIPGVSTTKPKGAMYCFVKVDKERFNIKNDEQMILDLLKSKQILLVHGTGFNWPKPDHFRLVFLPHKEVLEEAINRMADFFSDYQQRN, from the coding sequence ATGATAAAAAAATCCGATAAACTCAAGGGCGTTTGCTACGATATACGCGGTCCTGTTCTGGATGCGGCGAATGCCATGGAAAAGAATGGCCAGAAGATATTAAAACTAAACATTGGTAATCCGGGAGCTTTTGGTTTTGAAACGCCTGAGGATATTGTCAAGGATGTAATTCACAATTTGCCAAATGCCGAGGGGTATTGCGACTCCAAGGGTCTGTATTCAGCAAGAGTTGCCATTTATCAGCATTATCAGGAAAAAATTTCAAAGTTTAAATTTGAGCACATTTTTATCGGTAATGGTGTCAGTGAATTAATCCTGATGGCGATGCAGGCGTTATTGAATAACGGGGATGAAATATTGATTCCTGCTCCCGATTATCCGCTGTGGACAGCCGCTGTCAATCTTTCTGGAGGTCGAGCCGTTCATTATCTTTGTGATGAAGAAAAAGACTGGGAGCCCGATTTAGATGACATTGAGTCAAAAATCACTAAAAAAACCAGAGGAATTGTGGTCATTAATCCAAACAATCCGGCCGGTGCTGTTTACTCTGAAAAAACTCTGCTCAAGATCATTGAAATTGCCAGAAAACACAATCTGATAATCTTTAGCGATGAAATTTATGACAAAGTCCTGTATGACGATACGAAGTTTACCTCAACAGCCTCTCTCGCTGATGATTTGATGTTTGTGACTTTCAACGGTTTGTCAAAAAACTATCGTGCCGCCGGCTACCGAACCGGATGGATGGTCATCAGTGGCAAAACAGAGGATGCCACAGATTATATTCAGGGATTAGAAATGGTCTCTTCAATGCGCTTGTGTGCGAATGTTCCCACCCAATTTGCGATTCAAACAGCACTTGGAGGCTTTCAAAGCATTAATCAATTAGTTGCCGGAGAAGGTCGTCTCAATCAGCAAAGGCTCACTGCATACGATATGTTAAACAATATTCCCGGTGTTTCTACAACTAAACCAAAGGGAGCCATGTATTGCTTTGTGAAGGTGGATAAAGAAAGATTTAATATAAAAAATGATGAGCAAATGATTCTGGATTTATTAAAAAGCAAGCAAATTCTGTTGGTTCACGGAACAGGATTCAACTGGCCCAAACCCGACCATTTTCGCCTTGTCTTTTTGCCACACAAAGAAGTCCTCGAAGAAGCTATCAACCGCATGGCGGATTTTTTCAGCGATTATCAACAGAGGAATTAG
- a CDS encoding YwbE family protein, translating into MDGKSRKNIQIGSSVSVVQKHHQRTGELTQGIVKNILTNSPNHPHGIKVRLESGVVGRVKEVY; encoded by the coding sequence ATGGATGGAAAATCAAGAAAAAATATCCAAATAGGCTCTTCCGTTTCAGTGGTGCAAAAACACCACCAAAGAACTGGCGAACTCACCCAAGGAATTGTGAAAAACATCCTTACAAATTCTCCCAATCACCCTCATGGGATTAAAGTGAGACTGGAATCGGGAGTTGTTGGGAGAGTGAAAGAGGTTTATTGA
- a CDS encoding aminodeoxychorismate/anthranilate synthase component II — protein MLLMIDNYDSFTYNLVQYFGELGCKVKVFRNDEISVEDALALNPEQVVISPGPCDPDLAGISMQMIKACAGKIPLLGVCLGHQSIGQVFGGKVIRAKQIMHGKTSPVYHNNSSVFTGIENPVKVTRYHSLVVEKESLPDCLEITAWTEDENGNFDEIMGFRHKEYAISGVQFHPESILTEQGHQMLQNFLDGKY, from the coding sequence ATGCTATTGATGATTGATAATTATGATTCATTTACTTACAACCTGGTGCAATATTTTGGCGAACTCGGTTGTAAAGTCAAGGTTTTCAGAAATGATGAAATCTCCGTAGAAGATGCATTAGCCTTAAATCCTGAACAAGTTGTAATTTCACCGGGTCCCTGTGATCCGGATTTAGCAGGAATTTCCATGCAAATGATCAAAGCCTGCGCCGGTAAAATTCCACTTCTGGGTGTTTGTCTTGGTCATCAATCGATAGGACAGGTTTTTGGTGGTAAAGTGATTCGAGCCAAACAAATAATGCATGGCAAAACATCTCCGGTTTATCACAACAATAGCTCGGTTTTCACCGGAATTGAAAATCCGGTTAAAGTCACGCGTTATCACTCGCTGGTAGTAGAAAAAGAATCCTTACCGGATTGTCTGGAAATCACCGCATGGACTGAAGATGAAAACGGCAACTTTGACGAAATCATGGGTTTTCGTCATAAAGAATATGCAATTTCAGGTGTTCAATTTCATCCCGAAAGCATCCTGACAGAGCAGGGACATCAGATGTTGCAGAACTTTCTGGACGGGAAGTATTAA
- the trpE gene encoding anthranilate synthase component I, which translates to MLTQQQFENFRQQGYNRVPVYKCVSADLDTPLSAWLKLANGRNTFLLESVVGGSRWGRYSIIGLSADTNYIARGDEITKYVLGEIEESYTCENVLDELRAIKQEYKVPKIDELPAFNGGLVGYLGYEIIEHIEDKLKNKAPIDKLKIPDVNLMVAEEIAVFDNLSGKVWIIIHVNPEDNMAYAKGQKRLEELTHRLRSGSTGYAEMINHGLPGDSDIEMSFSQAEFEKAVTDCKELIAAGDIMQVVLSQRMSMPFTARPMDVYRALRASNPSPYMYFMDFQDYQVVGSSPEVLVRKHVDKVTLRPIAGTRPRGATVEEDEKFEQELLNDPKELAEHLMLIDLGRNDVGRVAKIGSVELVDKMIIEHYSHVMHIVSEVQGKLQKDKDNIDVIKAVFPAGTLSGAAKVRAMEVIAEMEPVKRNVYAGAVGYWGWHDDMDWAIAIRTAVIKDEKLHVQAGAGIVADSNPTKEWEETINKGKAVFKAVEVAAKGEI; encoded by the coding sequence ATGTTAACTCAGCAACAATTCGAAAATTTCAGACAGCAAGGTTACAACAGGGTTCCTGTTTATAAATGTGTTTCAGCTGATTTGGACACACCATTAAGCGCATGGCTTAAGCTTGCAAACGGACGCAATACATTTTTATTGGAATCTGTGGTGGGTGGATCTCGCTGGGGGCGATATTCTATCATCGGATTATCAGCTGATACTAACTATATTGCCAGAGGAGATGAAATTACCAAATATGTTCTGGGTGAAATTGAAGAATCTTATACTTGTGAAAATGTACTTGACGAACTTAGAGCAATTAAACAGGAGTATAAAGTCCCAAAGATTGATGAGCTTCCTGCATTTAATGGTGGATTGGTTGGTTATCTGGGTTATGAAATCATCGAACACATTGAAGATAAGCTCAAAAACAAAGCACCAATAGACAAATTAAAAATTCCTGATGTCAATCTGATGGTAGCAGAAGAAATTGCTGTTTTTGATAATCTGTCAGGTAAAGTCTGGATAATTATTCATGTCAATCCCGAAGATAATATGGCTTATGCAAAAGGGCAGAAAAGACTGGAAGAACTCACTCATCGTCTTCGCAGTGGTTCCACAGGTTATGCGGAAATGATTAATCATGGTTTGCCGGGAGATTCCGATATTGAGATGAGCTTTTCGCAAGCTGAATTTGAAAAAGCAGTCACTGATTGTAAAGAACTGATTGCCGCAGGTGATATTATGCAGGTTGTTCTCTCACAACGTATGAGTATGCCATTCACAGCGCGTCCGATGGATGTTTATCGGGCATTGCGAGCATCTAATCCCAGCCCTTACATGTATTTTATGGATTTTCAGGATTATCAGGTTGTGGGTTCTTCTCCTGAAGTATTGGTGCGTAAGCACGTTGATAAAGTTACCCTCAGACCCATTGCGGGAACACGTCCAAGAGGTGCAACCGTTGAAGAAGATGAAAAGTTTGAACAAGAATTACTTAATGATCCCAAAGAGCTTGCGGAACACCTGATGTTGATTGATTTAGGTCGAAATGATGTTGGCAGAGTGGCAAAAATTGGTTCGGTAGAGTTGGTCGATAAAATGATAATCGAACACTATTCACATGTAATGCATATTGTTTCCGAAGTTCAGGGCAAGTTGCAAAAAGACAAAGACAATATTGATGTGATTAAGGCCGTTTTTCCTGCGGGGACACTTTCAGGTGCTGCCAAAGTCAGGGCAATGGAGGTGATTGCTGAAATGGAGCCGGTGAAACGTAATGTCTATGCCGGAGCGGTTGGATATTGGGGCTGGCATGATGATATGGATTGGGCGATTGCGATTCGTACCGCAGTAATTAAAGATGAAAAACTACATGTTCAAGCAGGCGCAGGTATCGTTGCAGACAGCAATCCGACAAAAGAGTGGGAAGAAACCATAAATAAAGGCAAAGCCGTGTTTAAAGCCGTTGAAGTGGCTGCAAAAGGAGAAATTTGA
- a CDS encoding LTA synthase family protein — MTYKTIKPINNILFYTFSIFIFMMINYRGVVVDKSLGKLTDCLGCYKYWIISVDSRVAIFAFIILFFGFFSKTYLIRFSSRLVFVIYLIYSLIDIYLYKFLNQRLMFSDIWIYFNFDLIVEILNKNNKLASVLILLISSLSIFLFVFKHQPLTFKNKDKVFSGMIFLTLLGMIFFVKRIDYINDVTIRNIVDINLKTSSAVNYSLKIENESLKKNNKFNALTCSQNNNVSRPNIILVVWESLSMYQSKLFSGLNDWTPNLDHLAQENRYYTNFFANNFTSLEGRLALLTGEKTFRDIAAMTVDRGRVGYLNLERNVPIIFNDNEYHTAFLDGASLKFTNTGEFMRNLGFDYVEGQSYKGYKGFPRFGFRSVADNVLFNRVIDYIKTLDKNYFITVITVSTHAPYIDPVTREKSIEKTTRFADKSLYEFYLKLEQENFFEDGILVITSDHRSMTPVSKQELEKFGREAVSRIPLVVVDRKAISNQISEQYLQQSDFLNSFEYLISEQHCMRNGEGNIFSTPAKSSECIYHSRGDFRDEIDVYCDDGKESAVIKLDGDNTKKISGKLKNESEIIDYINASRISAKKRHEEYLRMLSK, encoded by the coding sequence ATGACTTATAAAACAATAAAGCCAATCAATAATATCCTTTTCTATACCTTTTCAATCTTTATATTTATGATGATTAATTATCGTGGAGTAGTGGTTGATAAGTCACTAGGGAAGTTAACAGATTGTTTGGGTTGTTATAAATACTGGATTATCAGTGTTGATTCCAGAGTGGCAATATTTGCATTTATAATATTGTTTTTTGGCTTTTTTTCTAAAACTTATTTGATTAGATTTAGTTCAAGATTAGTTTTTGTTATTTATCTTATTTATAGCTTGATTGATATTTATCTTTATAAATTTTTGAATCAAAGATTAATGTTTTCAGATATTTGGATTTACTTCAATTTTGATTTAATTGTTGAAATATTGAATAAAAACAATAAGTTAGCATCGGTCTTAATTCTGTTAATCAGTTCCCTCAGCATTTTCCTTTTCGTGTTTAAACATCAACCACTCACTTTTAAAAATAAAGATAAAGTTTTTTCTGGAATGATCTTTCTCACTCTTTTGGGGATGATTTTTTTTGTAAAAAGAATAGACTATATAAATGATGTGACAATAAGAAATATTGTTGATATAAATCTGAAGACATCTTCAGCTGTTAATTACAGTTTAAAAATTGAGAATGAGTCGCTAAAGAAAAATAACAAATTCAATGCGCTCACATGTTCCCAAAACAACAATGTTTCTCGACCAAATATTATTTTGGTTGTTTGGGAATCTCTATCAATGTATCAAAGTAAATTATTTTCAGGATTGAATGATTGGACGCCAAATTTAGATCACTTAGCGCAAGAAAACAGATATTATACCAATTTCTTTGCCAACAATTTTACCAGTCTGGAAGGGCGCTTGGCGTTGTTGACTGGTGAGAAAACATTCAGAGATATTGCAGCAATGACAGTTGACAGGGGGCGAGTGGGTTATTTGAATCTGGAAAGAAACGTTCCAATAATATTTAACGATAATGAATATCATACCGCATTTCTTGATGGAGCCAGTTTGAAATTTACTAATACCGGTGAGTTTATGAGAAATTTAGGGTTTGATTATGTGGAAGGTCAATCATACAAAGGCTATAAAGGTTTCCCCAGATTTGGATTCAGGTCTGTTGCTGACAATGTTTTGTTTAATCGGGTCATTGATTATATAAAAACACTAGATAAAAATTACTTTATTACAGTAATTACTGTTTCAACTCATGCTCCATATATTGACCCAGTAACACGAGAGAAATCAATTGAAAAAACAACAAGATTTGCAGATAAAAGTTTATACGAATTTTATTTAAAACTAGAACAAGAAAATTTTTTTGAAGATGGTATTTTAGTCATTACAAGCGATCATAGAAGTATGACACCAGTTTCAAAACAAGAATTGGAGAAATTTGGCAGAGAAGCTGTATCAAGAATTCCTTTAGTTGTAGTTGACAGAAAAGCAATTTCGAATCAGATAAGTGAGCAATACCTGCAACAGTCTGATTTTTTAAACTCTTTTGAATATTTAATTTCAGAGCAACATTGTATGAGAAACGGTGAAGGAAATATATTTTCAACTCCGGCAAAGTCTTCTGAATGTATTTACCATAGCAGGGGGGATTTTAGAGATGAAATTGATGTTTACTGTGATGATGGAAAAGAGTCAGCAGTCATTAAATTAGATGGTGATAATACAAAAAAAATTTCAGGAAAATTAAAAAATGAAAGCGAAATTATTGATTACATTAATGCTTCGAGAATTTCTGCTAAAAAAAGACATGAAGAATATCTCAGAATGCTGTCAAAATAA
- the metG gene encoding methionine--tRNA ligase, translated as MRYFKSQILMQKEKKLFITSALPYANGALHLGHILEHTQSDIWARIHRSIGRKVRYLCAEDAHGAPIMLRAEKEGVTPEEFVAGTREEHWQILQGFNISYDHYHTTHSPENQEMVNRIYNGLKANGHIETEVVEQLFDTEKNMFLADRFVKGECPKCGTADQYGDNCENCAATYNAIELKNPRSVISGGTPIIKESLHYFVNLQNFEDMLKDWMNQGALQEQVINKLQEWFEMGLQSWDISRDAPYFGFKIPETEDKYFYVWLDAPVGYLGSLKYYCEQHNEDFEDWIAPDANTEMVHFIGKDILYFHSLFWPAMLYGSGIKVPDSVYVHGFITVNGKKMSKSRGTFINASTYLKHLQPDYLRYYYASKLSENIVDIDLNLEDFVAKVNSDLVGKIVNIASRCAGFVTKKFNSTLSSEMNNSELYQQFIESSEEILQLFKDRKYSKAIKIIMSLADSANQYISDMAPWQAIKDENNLELVHKVCSDGINLFRVLMSWLSAVVPDTAEKAEEFLNIRFANWHDIEQPLFNHQINKFKPLITRIEMSSVESIIEDSKQDLESLEQETGNLSKHLTNDPINETINFDDFAKVDLRVVKIINAEHVEGADKLLQLTLDLGGEKRNVFAGIKSAYKPEDLIGKNTVMVANLAPRKMRFGVSEGMVLAAGPGGEDIFILNPDNGAEPGMRVK; from the coding sequence ATTCGGTATTTTAAATCACAGATATTAATGCAAAAAGAAAAGAAACTTTTTATTACATCAGCTTTGCCTTATGCAAATGGAGCTTTGCACTTAGGACATATTCTGGAGCACACTCAGTCGGATATTTGGGCGAGAATTCATCGTTCTATCGGTCGTAAAGTGCGTTATTTGTGTGCGGAAGATGCTCATGGTGCACCGATTATGCTGCGAGCGGAGAAAGAAGGAGTCACGCCTGAGGAGTTTGTTGCAGGAACTCGCGAAGAGCATTGGCAAATTTTGCAAGGTTTCAATATTTCTTATGATCATTACCATACCACTCACTCTCCTGAAAATCAGGAAATGGTCAATCGTATTTATAATGGACTGAAAGCCAATGGACACATTGAAACTGAAGTTGTTGAACAACTTTTTGATACCGAAAAAAATATGTTTCTCGCAGATCGTTTTGTTAAAGGTGAATGCCCAAAATGCGGAACAGCAGACCAGTACGGTGATAATTGCGAAAACTGTGCGGCAACATACAATGCTATAGAGCTAAAAAATCCACGTTCAGTAATTTCTGGTGGAACACCAATCATTAAAGAATCGCTTCATTATTTCGTCAATTTACAAAATTTTGAGGATATGCTCAAAGATTGGATGAATCAAGGAGCTTTACAAGAGCAAGTCATCAACAAACTACAGGAATGGTTTGAAATGGGCTTACAATCCTGGGACATTTCTCGTGATGCTCCCTATTTTGGTTTTAAAATCCCAGAAACAGAGGATAAATATTTCTATGTCTGGTTGGATGCGCCGGTAGGTTATTTAGGCAGCTTGAAATATTACTGCGAACAACACAATGAAGATTTTGAGGACTGGATTGCTCCGGACGCAAATACGGAAATGGTACATTTTATCGGCAAAGATATTCTTTATTTTCACAGTTTATTCTGGCCGGCGATGTTATACGGCTCAGGAATCAAAGTTCCGGATTCAGTTTATGTGCATGGTTTTATCACGGTAAATGGCAAAAAAATGTCTAAATCTCGCGGAACTTTCATCAACGCATCAACCTATTTGAAACACTTGCAACCGGATTATTTGAGATATTATTACGCTTCAAAATTATCGGAAAATATCGTAGATATTGACCTTAATCTAGAAGATTTTGTAGCAAAAGTTAATTCTGATTTGGTTGGTAAAATTGTTAATATCGCCAGTCGTTGTGCGGGTTTTGTCACCAAGAAGTTTAATTCAACTCTTTCTTCTGAGATGAATAATTCTGAACTTTATCAACAGTTTATCGAAAGTTCTGAAGAAATATTACAATTATTCAAAGACAGAAAGTATTCCAAGGCTATCAAGATAATCATGTCGTTAGCGGATTCTGCCAATCAATACATTTCAGATATGGCTCCGTGGCAAGCAATTAAGGATGAAAACAACTTGGAACTGGTTCATAAAGTTTGCTCTGATGGTATCAATCTGTTCCGTGTCCTCATGTCGTGGCTTTCTGCGGTGGTTCCGGATACTGCCGAAAAAGCTGAGGAATTTTTAAATATCCGTTTTGCCAACTGGCATGATATTGAACAACCTCTTTTTAATCACCAAATTAACAAATTCAAACCTTTAATTACTCGAATTGAAATGTCATCCGTTGAAAGTATTATCGAAGATTCCAAGCAAGATTTGGAGTCACTGGAGCAAGAAACCGGCAATTTATCCAAACATTTAACAAACGACCCGATAAATGAAACCATAAATTTTGATGATTTTGCCAAAGTCGATTTAAGAGTCGTTAAAATCATTAATGCTGAGCATGTTGAAGGAGCTGATAAGTTATTGCAATTAACGTTGGATTTGGGTGGTGAGAAAAGAAATGTCTTTGCCGGAATCAAATCAGCCTACAAACCGGAAGATTTAATCGGCAAAAATACGGTTATGGTGGCAAATCTGGCACCACGAAAAATGCGCTTTGGAGTTTCTGAAGGCATGGTATTGGCAGCAGGACCGGGTGGTGAAGATATTTTTATTCTGAATCCGGATAATGGCGCAGAACCCGGAATGAGAGTTAAATAA